One part of the Mytilus trossulus isolate FHL-02 chromosome 11, PNRI_Mtr1.1.1.hap1, whole genome shotgun sequence genome encodes these proteins:
- the LOC134691131 gene encoding uncharacterized protein LOC134691131 isoform X2, protein MDTSDMTVKDDSTSSKITGRRPGRPSSNISPRQRQERSRQSARECRSRKNVRYQYLEQLVNIKEKSVYKLRKELEMHRRWCEEIDNGVISEDLVKGLSIDPQKTSQLTTTEQSNLPLPRERSLSLPTTSKYQTCNLGLTSAKGIPKATSNNDSKLYKLLTGRMTCTQSFSPEDTANEFHLNRTNSLSSGDKMRHPYKIQSHSKEGTSNMRHPYTTQSKTAVESYNMFHQNSELPIIEDTSNVYTQQQNGSIFEKVSPTTAQTENQHTASFSSLTKFETKSQEQVPYIDNYKLDPRTDFENLSVLSKGDNTYLASRNTNQSSDECNIPKIQSDINLLNEKSNADDTSSEMEFVDWILKNQSNLSSDSALIESARQLEDTAIMVDIFSEDQPDVADISPAQIDMLYSEDNNIDTTNNLNVTLAESFHGNIKIIDIEAPKTVESLLDNVLPSKTLHYMSTLPNMLNHPTYSSNPWQRSTSADCSLTTSNSIDTLVSKSHPLDGAFNHIDLSAAVSKSNAPSMLHGVNIQLDQSRTSENFKESKRQNVSLNNLNPVVIASASTSCEILPTSENSSYTRANNEEAINTSLHPHSVSEEIRHDTGPTLKRSHSAGDTPHPNVQNKFPFLSFLLKQDDEI, encoded by the exons ATG gATACATCAGATATGACAGTGAAAGATGATTCAACGTCGTCGAAGATCACAGGGAGACGACCAGGTAGACCCTCATCAAATATCAGCCCCAGACAGAGACAGGAGCGCAGCAGACAAAGTGCACGAGAATGTAGAAGTAGAAAAAACGTTAGATATcaatatttagaacaattagTAAACATCAAGGAGAAATCAGTCTATAAACTAAGAAAAGAACTTGAAATG CATCGAAGATGGTGTGAAGAAATAGACAACGGAGTTATCTCAGAAGATTTGGTGAAAGGATTGAGCATAGATCCACAAAAAACATCACAACTGACAACAACTGAACAATCTAACTTACCACTACCAAGAGAACGGTCATTAAGTCTACCAACCACATCAAAGTATCAAACATGTAACTTGGGTTTAACGTCTGCAAAAGGTATCCCAAAAGCTACCTCTAACAATGATTCGAAATTATATAAGCTTTTAACAGGACGAATGACCTGCACACAATCGTTTTCTCCAGAGGATACTGCTAATGAGTTTCATTTAAATAGGACTAACTCACTTTCCTCAGGAGACAAAATGCGTCATCCATATAAGATTCAGTCACATTCCAAAGAGGGCACATCAAATATGCGTCATCCATATACGACTCAGTCAAAAACTGCAGTGGAGTCATATAATATGTTTCATCAAAATAGCGAACTACCTATAATAGAAGATACATCAAATGTATATACTCAACAACAAAATGGATCGATATTCGAAAAAGTATCCCCAACAACTGCACAAACTGAAAACCAACACACAGCTTCTTTTAGTtctttaacaaaatttgaaacaaaatctCAAGAACAAGTGCCTTACATTGATAACTATAAATTGGACCCAAGGACTGACTTTGAAAATCTCTCAGTTTTATCAAAAGGTGATAACACCTATCTTGCAAGTCGTAATACGAATCAATCATCAGACGAATGCAATATTCCTAAAATCCAATCTGATATAAACTTATTAAATGAAAAGTCCAATGCCGATGACACGTCATCTGAAATGGAATTTGTTGATTGGATATTAAAGAACCAATCCAATTTATCAAGTGACAGTGCCTTAATTGAATCTGCCCGTCAATTGGAAGATACAGCAATCATGGTAGATATATTTTCGGAAGATCAGCCAGACGTCGCAGATATATCTCCTGCTCAAATTGATATGCTGTATTCTGAAGATAACAATATTGATACCACAAATAACTTAAATGTGACTTTAGCTGAATCATTTcatggaaatataaaaataatagacaTCGAAGCTCCAAAAACTGTAGAATCATTGCTAGATAATGTTTTACCTTCTAAAACTTTACATTATATGAGTACTTTACCAAACATGTTAAACCATCCGACATATTCATCAAATCCATGGCAACGTTCGACAAGTGCAGATTGTAGTTTAACTACAAGCAATAGTATCGATACCTTAGTATCAAAGTCACACCCTTTGGATGGAGCTTTTAATCACATAGATCTATCAGCAGCGGTATCCAAATCAAACGCTCCAAGTATGTTACACGGCGTTAACATTCAACTTGATCAGTCACGTACAAGTGAAAACTTCAAGgaatcaaaaagacaaaatgtaAGTTTAAATAATCTAAACCCAGTAGTGATTGCGTCGGCCAGTACAAGCTGCGAAATACTTCCAACTTCAGAAAATTCAAGTTATACAAGGGCAAATAATGAGGAAGCAATAAATACGAGCTTACATCCTCATTCAGTGAGTGAAGAAATTCGACATGATACTGGGCCAACTCTGAAACGTTCCCACAGCGCTGGAGACACACCACATCCtaatgttcaaaataaatttccGTTTTTGTCCTTTCTACTTAAACAAGATGATGAAATATGa
- the LOC134691131 gene encoding uncharacterized protein LOC134691131 isoform X6, which translates to MCILLRSMKNPKHCADLSLYRDTSDMTVKDDSTSSKITGRRPGRPSSNISPRQRQERSRQSARECRSRKNVRYQYLEQLVNIKEKSVYKLRKELEMHRRWCEEIDNGVISEDLVKGLSIDPQKTSQLTTTEQSNLPLPRERSLSLPTTSKYQTCNLGLTSAKGIPKATSNNDSKLYKLLTGRMTCTQSFSPEDTANEFHLNRTNSLSSGDKMRHPYKIQSHSKEGTSNMRHPYTTQSKTAVESYNMFHQNSELPIIEDTSNVYTQQQNGSIFEKVSPTTAQTENQHTASFSSLTKFETKSQEQVPYIDNYKLDPRTDFENLSVLSKGDNTYLASRNTNQSSDECNIPKIQSDINLLNEKSNADDTSSEMEFVDWILKNQSNLSSDSALIESARQLEDTAIMVDIFSEDQPDVADISPAQIDMLYSEDNNIDTTNNLNVTLAESFHGNIKIIDIEAPKTVESLLDNVLPSKTLHYMSTLPNMLNHPTYSSNPWQRSTSADCSLTTSNSIDTLVSKSHPLDGAFNHIDLSAAVSKSNAPSMLHGVNIQLDQSRTSENFKESKRQNQYS; encoded by the exons ATGTGTATTTTGTTGAGGAGTATGAAAAATCCTAAACATTGTGCGGATTTATCATTATATAGG gATACATCAGATATGACAGTGAAAGATGATTCAACGTCGTCGAAGATCACAGGGAGACGACCAGGTAGACCCTCATCAAATATCAGCCCCAGACAGAGACAGGAGCGCAGCAGACAAAGTGCACGAGAATGTAGAAGTAGAAAAAACGTTAGATATcaatatttagaacaattagTAAACATCAAGGAGAAATCAGTCTATAAACTAAGAAAAGAACTTGAAATG CATCGAAGATGGTGTGAAGAAATAGACAACGGAGTTATCTCAGAAGATTTGGTGAAAGGATTGAGCATAGATCCACAAAAAACATCACAACTGACAACAACTGAACAATCTAACTTACCACTACCAAGAGAACGGTCATTAAGTCTACCAACCACATCAAAGTATCAAACATGTAACTTGGGTTTAACGTCTGCAAAAGGTATCCCAAAAGCTACCTCTAACAATGATTCGAAATTATATAAGCTTTTAACAGGACGAATGACCTGCACACAATCGTTTTCTCCAGAGGATACTGCTAATGAGTTTCATTTAAATAGGACTAACTCACTTTCCTCAGGAGACAAAATGCGTCATCCATATAAGATTCAGTCACATTCCAAAGAGGGCACATCAAATATGCGTCATCCATATACGACTCAGTCAAAAACTGCAGTGGAGTCATATAATATGTTTCATCAAAATAGCGAACTACCTATAATAGAAGATACATCAAATGTATATACTCAACAACAAAATGGATCGATATTCGAAAAAGTATCCCCAACAACTGCACAAACTGAAAACCAACACACAGCTTCTTTTAGTtctttaacaaaatttgaaacaaaatctCAAGAACAAGTGCCTTACATTGATAACTATAAATTGGACCCAAGGACTGACTTTGAAAATCTCTCAGTTTTATCAAAAGGTGATAACACCTATCTTGCAAGTCGTAATACGAATCAATCATCAGACGAATGCAATATTCCTAAAATCCAATCTGATATAAACTTATTAAATGAAAAGTCCAATGCCGATGACACGTCATCTGAAATGGAATTTGTTGATTGGATATTAAAGAACCAATCCAATTTATCAAGTGACAGTGCCTTAATTGAATCTGCCCGTCAATTGGAAGATACAGCAATCATGGTAGATATATTTTCGGAAGATCAGCCAGACGTCGCAGATATATCTCCTGCTCAAATTGATATGCTGTATTCTGAAGATAACAATATTGATACCACAAATAACTTAAATGTGACTTTAGCTGAATCATTTcatggaaatataaaaataatagacaTCGAAGCTCCAAAAACTGTAGAATCATTGCTAGATAATGTTTTACCTTCTAAAACTTTACATTATATGAGTACTTTACCAAACATGTTAAACCATCCGACATATTCATCAAATCCATGGCAACGTTCGACAAGTGCAGATTGTAGTTTAACTACAAGCAATAGTATCGATACCTTAGTATCAAAGTCACACCCTTTGGATGGAGCTTTTAATCACATAGATCTATCAGCAGCGGTATCCAAATCAAACGCTCCAAGTATGTTACACGGCGTTAACATTCAACTTGATCAGTCACGTACAAGTGAAAACTTCAAGgaatcaaaaagacaaaat CAATATAGTTGA
- the LOC134691131 gene encoding uncharacterized protein LOC134691131 isoform X1 — protein MCILLRSMKNPKHCADLSLYRDTSDMTVKDDSTSSKITGRRPGRPSSNISPRQRQERSRQSARECRSRKNVRYQYLEQLVNIKEKSVYKLRKELEMHRRWCEEIDNGVISEDLVKGLSIDPQKTSQLTTTEQSNLPLPRERSLSLPTTSKYQTCNLGLTSAKGIPKATSNNDSKLYKLLTGRMTCTQSFSPEDTANEFHLNRTNSLSSGDKMRHPYKIQSHSKEGTSNMRHPYTTQSKTAVESYNMFHQNSELPIIEDTSNVYTQQQNGSIFEKVSPTTAQTENQHTASFSSLTKFETKSQEQVPYIDNYKLDPRTDFENLSVLSKGDNTYLASRNTNQSSDECNIPKIQSDINLLNEKSNADDTSSEMEFVDWILKNQSNLSSDSALIESARQLEDTAIMVDIFSEDQPDVADISPAQIDMLYSEDNNIDTTNNLNVTLAESFHGNIKIIDIEAPKTVESLLDNVLPSKTLHYMSTLPNMLNHPTYSSNPWQRSTSADCSLTTSNSIDTLVSKSHPLDGAFNHIDLSAAVSKSNAPSMLHGVNIQLDQSRTSENFKESKRQNVSLNNLNPVVIASASTSCEILPTSENSSYTRANNEEAINTSLHPHSVSEEIRHDTGPTLKRSHSAGDTPHPNVQNKFPFLSFLLKQDDEI, from the exons ATGTGTATTTTGTTGAGGAGTATGAAAAATCCTAAACATTGTGCGGATTTATCATTATATAGG gATACATCAGATATGACAGTGAAAGATGATTCAACGTCGTCGAAGATCACAGGGAGACGACCAGGTAGACCCTCATCAAATATCAGCCCCAGACAGAGACAGGAGCGCAGCAGACAAAGTGCACGAGAATGTAGAAGTAGAAAAAACGTTAGATATcaatatttagaacaattagTAAACATCAAGGAGAAATCAGTCTATAAACTAAGAAAAGAACTTGAAATG CATCGAAGATGGTGTGAAGAAATAGACAACGGAGTTATCTCAGAAGATTTGGTGAAAGGATTGAGCATAGATCCACAAAAAACATCACAACTGACAACAACTGAACAATCTAACTTACCACTACCAAGAGAACGGTCATTAAGTCTACCAACCACATCAAAGTATCAAACATGTAACTTGGGTTTAACGTCTGCAAAAGGTATCCCAAAAGCTACCTCTAACAATGATTCGAAATTATATAAGCTTTTAACAGGACGAATGACCTGCACACAATCGTTTTCTCCAGAGGATACTGCTAATGAGTTTCATTTAAATAGGACTAACTCACTTTCCTCAGGAGACAAAATGCGTCATCCATATAAGATTCAGTCACATTCCAAAGAGGGCACATCAAATATGCGTCATCCATATACGACTCAGTCAAAAACTGCAGTGGAGTCATATAATATGTTTCATCAAAATAGCGAACTACCTATAATAGAAGATACATCAAATGTATATACTCAACAACAAAATGGATCGATATTCGAAAAAGTATCCCCAACAACTGCACAAACTGAAAACCAACACACAGCTTCTTTTAGTtctttaacaaaatttgaaacaaaatctCAAGAACAAGTGCCTTACATTGATAACTATAAATTGGACCCAAGGACTGACTTTGAAAATCTCTCAGTTTTATCAAAAGGTGATAACACCTATCTTGCAAGTCGTAATACGAATCAATCATCAGACGAATGCAATATTCCTAAAATCCAATCTGATATAAACTTATTAAATGAAAAGTCCAATGCCGATGACACGTCATCTGAAATGGAATTTGTTGATTGGATATTAAAGAACCAATCCAATTTATCAAGTGACAGTGCCTTAATTGAATCTGCCCGTCAATTGGAAGATACAGCAATCATGGTAGATATATTTTCGGAAGATCAGCCAGACGTCGCAGATATATCTCCTGCTCAAATTGATATGCTGTATTCTGAAGATAACAATATTGATACCACAAATAACTTAAATGTGACTTTAGCTGAATCATTTcatggaaatataaaaataatagacaTCGAAGCTCCAAAAACTGTAGAATCATTGCTAGATAATGTTTTACCTTCTAAAACTTTACATTATATGAGTACTTTACCAAACATGTTAAACCATCCGACATATTCATCAAATCCATGGCAACGTTCGACAAGTGCAGATTGTAGTTTAACTACAAGCAATAGTATCGATACCTTAGTATCAAAGTCACACCCTTTGGATGGAGCTTTTAATCACATAGATCTATCAGCAGCGGTATCCAAATCAAACGCTCCAAGTATGTTACACGGCGTTAACATTCAACTTGATCAGTCACGTACAAGTGAAAACTTCAAGgaatcaaaaagacaaaatgtaAGTTTAAATAATCTAAACCCAGTAGTGATTGCGTCGGCCAGTACAAGCTGCGAAATACTTCCAACTTCAGAAAATTCAAGTTATACAAGGGCAAATAATGAGGAAGCAATAAATACGAGCTTACATCCTCATTCAGTGAGTGAAGAAATTCGACATGATACTGGGCCAACTCTGAAACGTTCCCACAGCGCTGGAGACACACCACATCCtaatgttcaaaataaatttccGTTTTTGTCCTTTCTACTTAAACAAGATGATGAAATATGa
- the LOC134691131 gene encoding uncharacterized protein LOC134691131 isoform X3 yields MCILLRSMKNPKHCADLSLYRDTSDMTVKDDSTSSKITGRRPGRPSSNISPRQRQERSRQSARECRSRKNVRYQYLEQLVNIKEKSVYKLRKELEMHRRWCEEIDNGVISEDLVKGLSIDPQKTSQLTTTEQSNLPLPRERSLSLPTTSKYQTCNLGLTSAKGIPKATSNNDSKLYKLLTGRMTCTQSFSPEDTANEFHLNRTNSLSSGDKMRHPYKIQSHSKEGTSNMRHPYTTQSKTAVESYNMFHQNSELPIIEDTSNVYTQQQNGSIFEKVSPTTAQTENQHTASFSSLTKFETKSQEQVPYIDNYKLDPRTDFENLSVLSKGDNTYLASRNTNQSSDECNIPKIQSDINLLNEKSNADDTSSEMEFVDWILKNQSNLSSDSALIESARQLEDTAIMVDIFSEDQPDVADISPAQIDMLYSEDNNIDTTNNLNVTLAESFHGNIKIIDIEAPKTVESLLDNVLPSKTLHYMSTLPNMLNHPTYSSNPWQRSTSADCSLTTSNSIDTLVSKSHPLDGAFNHIDLSAAVSKSNAPSMLHGVNIQLDQSRTSENFKESKRQNKPAEVRLRMREFLAVLKTHWWPSAVVCSLVGLLYLRHIPNFHSHVKL; encoded by the exons ATGTGTATTTTGTTGAGGAGTATGAAAAATCCTAAACATTGTGCGGATTTATCATTATATAGG gATACATCAGATATGACAGTGAAAGATGATTCAACGTCGTCGAAGATCACAGGGAGACGACCAGGTAGACCCTCATCAAATATCAGCCCCAGACAGAGACAGGAGCGCAGCAGACAAAGTGCACGAGAATGTAGAAGTAGAAAAAACGTTAGATATcaatatttagaacaattagTAAACATCAAGGAGAAATCAGTCTATAAACTAAGAAAAGAACTTGAAATG CATCGAAGATGGTGTGAAGAAATAGACAACGGAGTTATCTCAGAAGATTTGGTGAAAGGATTGAGCATAGATCCACAAAAAACATCACAACTGACAACAACTGAACAATCTAACTTACCACTACCAAGAGAACGGTCATTAAGTCTACCAACCACATCAAAGTATCAAACATGTAACTTGGGTTTAACGTCTGCAAAAGGTATCCCAAAAGCTACCTCTAACAATGATTCGAAATTATATAAGCTTTTAACAGGACGAATGACCTGCACACAATCGTTTTCTCCAGAGGATACTGCTAATGAGTTTCATTTAAATAGGACTAACTCACTTTCCTCAGGAGACAAAATGCGTCATCCATATAAGATTCAGTCACATTCCAAAGAGGGCACATCAAATATGCGTCATCCATATACGACTCAGTCAAAAACTGCAGTGGAGTCATATAATATGTTTCATCAAAATAGCGAACTACCTATAATAGAAGATACATCAAATGTATATACTCAACAACAAAATGGATCGATATTCGAAAAAGTATCCCCAACAACTGCACAAACTGAAAACCAACACACAGCTTCTTTTAGTtctttaacaaaatttgaaacaaaatctCAAGAACAAGTGCCTTACATTGATAACTATAAATTGGACCCAAGGACTGACTTTGAAAATCTCTCAGTTTTATCAAAAGGTGATAACACCTATCTTGCAAGTCGTAATACGAATCAATCATCAGACGAATGCAATATTCCTAAAATCCAATCTGATATAAACTTATTAAATGAAAAGTCCAATGCCGATGACACGTCATCTGAAATGGAATTTGTTGATTGGATATTAAAGAACCAATCCAATTTATCAAGTGACAGTGCCTTAATTGAATCTGCCCGTCAATTGGAAGATACAGCAATCATGGTAGATATATTTTCGGAAGATCAGCCAGACGTCGCAGATATATCTCCTGCTCAAATTGATATGCTGTATTCTGAAGATAACAATATTGATACCACAAATAACTTAAATGTGACTTTAGCTGAATCATTTcatggaaatataaaaataatagacaTCGAAGCTCCAAAAACTGTAGAATCATTGCTAGATAATGTTTTACCTTCTAAAACTTTACATTATATGAGTACTTTACCAAACATGTTAAACCATCCGACATATTCATCAAATCCATGGCAACGTTCGACAAGTGCAGATTGTAGTTTAACTACAAGCAATAGTATCGATACCTTAGTATCAAAGTCACACCCTTTGGATGGAGCTTTTAATCACATAGATCTATCAGCAGCGGTATCCAAATCAAACGCTCCAAGTATGTTACACGGCGTTAACATTCAACTTGATCAGTCACGTACAAGTGAAAACTTCAAGgaatcaaaaagacaaaat AAGCCAGCTGAAGTACGTCTCCggatgcgggagtttctcgctgtattgaaaacccattggtggccttcggctgttgtttgctctttggtcggattgttgtatCTAAGACACATCccaaatttccattctcatGTTAAGTTATGA
- the LOC134691131 gene encoding uncharacterized protein LOC134691131 isoform X5 translates to MCILLRSMKNPKHCADLSLYRDTSDMTVKDDSTSSKITGRRPGRPSSNISPRQRQERSRQSARECRSRKNVRYQYLEQLVNIKEKSVYKLRKELEMHRRWCEEIDNGVISEDLVKGLSIDPQKTSQLTTTEQSNLPLPRERSLSLPTTSKYQTCNLGLTSAKGIPKATSNNDSKLYKLLTGRMTCTQSFSPEDTANEFHLNRTNSLSSGDKMRHPYKIQSHSKEGTSNMRHPYTTQSKTAVESYNMFHQNSELPIIEDTSNVYTQQQNGSIFEKVSPTTAQTENQHTASFSSLTKFETKSQEQVPYIDNYKLDPRTDFENLSVLSKGDNTYLASRNTNQSSDECNIPKIQSDINLLNEKSNADDTSSEMEFVDWILKNQSNLSSDSALIESARQLEDTAIMVDIFSEDQPDVADISPAQIDMLYSEDNNIDTTNNLNVTLAESFHGNIKIIDIEAPKTVESLLDNVLPSKTLHYMSTLPNMLNHPTYSSNPWQRSTSADCSLTTSNSIDTLVSKSHPLDGAFNHIDLSAAVSKSNAPSMLHGVNIQLDQSRTSENFKESKRQNDVGSCRYHRTHHLQNEY, encoded by the exons ATGTGTATTTTGTTGAGGAGTATGAAAAATCCTAAACATTGTGCGGATTTATCATTATATAGG gATACATCAGATATGACAGTGAAAGATGATTCAACGTCGTCGAAGATCACAGGGAGACGACCAGGTAGACCCTCATCAAATATCAGCCCCAGACAGAGACAGGAGCGCAGCAGACAAAGTGCACGAGAATGTAGAAGTAGAAAAAACGTTAGATATcaatatttagaacaattagTAAACATCAAGGAGAAATCAGTCTATAAACTAAGAAAAGAACTTGAAATG CATCGAAGATGGTGTGAAGAAATAGACAACGGAGTTATCTCAGAAGATTTGGTGAAAGGATTGAGCATAGATCCACAAAAAACATCACAACTGACAACAACTGAACAATCTAACTTACCACTACCAAGAGAACGGTCATTAAGTCTACCAACCACATCAAAGTATCAAACATGTAACTTGGGTTTAACGTCTGCAAAAGGTATCCCAAAAGCTACCTCTAACAATGATTCGAAATTATATAAGCTTTTAACAGGACGAATGACCTGCACACAATCGTTTTCTCCAGAGGATACTGCTAATGAGTTTCATTTAAATAGGACTAACTCACTTTCCTCAGGAGACAAAATGCGTCATCCATATAAGATTCAGTCACATTCCAAAGAGGGCACATCAAATATGCGTCATCCATATACGACTCAGTCAAAAACTGCAGTGGAGTCATATAATATGTTTCATCAAAATAGCGAACTACCTATAATAGAAGATACATCAAATGTATATACTCAACAACAAAATGGATCGATATTCGAAAAAGTATCCCCAACAACTGCACAAACTGAAAACCAACACACAGCTTCTTTTAGTtctttaacaaaatttgaaacaaaatctCAAGAACAAGTGCCTTACATTGATAACTATAAATTGGACCCAAGGACTGACTTTGAAAATCTCTCAGTTTTATCAAAAGGTGATAACACCTATCTTGCAAGTCGTAATACGAATCAATCATCAGACGAATGCAATATTCCTAAAATCCAATCTGATATAAACTTATTAAATGAAAAGTCCAATGCCGATGACACGTCATCTGAAATGGAATTTGTTGATTGGATATTAAAGAACCAATCCAATTTATCAAGTGACAGTGCCTTAATTGAATCTGCCCGTCAATTGGAAGATACAGCAATCATGGTAGATATATTTTCGGAAGATCAGCCAGACGTCGCAGATATATCTCCTGCTCAAATTGATATGCTGTATTCTGAAGATAACAATATTGATACCACAAATAACTTAAATGTGACTTTAGCTGAATCATTTcatggaaatataaaaataatagacaTCGAAGCTCCAAAAACTGTAGAATCATTGCTAGATAATGTTTTACCTTCTAAAACTTTACATTATATGAGTACTTTACCAAACATGTTAAACCATCCGACATATTCATCAAATCCATGGCAACGTTCGACAAGTGCAGATTGTAGTTTAACTACAAGCAATAGTATCGATACCTTAGTATCAAAGTCACACCCTTTGGATGGAGCTTTTAATCACATAGATCTATCAGCAGCGGTATCCAAATCAAACGCTCCAAGTATGTTACACGGCGTTAACATTCAACTTGATCAGTCACGTACAAGTGAAAACTTCAAGgaatcaaaaagacaaaat gATGTTGGCAGCTGTCGATACCATCGGACTCACCATCTTCAAAATGAgtattaa
- the LOC134691131 gene encoding uncharacterized protein LOC134691131 isoform X4, producing MCILLRSMKNPKHCADLSLYRDTSDMTVKDDSTSSKITGRRPGRPSSNISPRQRQERSRQSARECRSRKNVRYQYLEQLVNIKEKSVYKLRKELEMHRRWCEEIDNGVISEDLVKGLSIDPQKTSQLTTTEQSNLPLPRERSLSLPTTSKYQTCNLGLTSAKGIPKATSNNDSKLYKLLTGRMTCTQSFSPEDTANEFHLNRTNSLSSGDKMRHPYKIQSHSKEGTSNMRHPYTTQSKTAVESYNMFHQNSELPIIEDTSNVYTQQQNGSIFEKVSPTTAQTENQHTASFSSLTKFETKSQEQVPYIDNYKLDPRTDFENLSVLSKGDNTYLASRNTNQSSDECNIPKIQSDINLLNEKSNADDTSSEMEFVDWILKNQSNLSSDSALIESARQLEDTAIMVDIFSEDQPDVADISPAQIDMLYSEDNNIDTTNNLNVTLAESFHGNIKIIDIEAPKTVESLLDNVLPSKTLHYMSTLPNMLNHPTYSSNPWQRSTSADCSLTTSNSIDTLVSKSHPLDGAFNHIDLSAAVSKSNAPSMLHGVNIQLDQSRTSENFKESKRQNVFMALIVLIRIKHVSQKI from the exons ATGTGTATTTTGTTGAGGAGTATGAAAAATCCTAAACATTGTGCGGATTTATCATTATATAGG gATACATCAGATATGACAGTGAAAGATGATTCAACGTCGTCGAAGATCACAGGGAGACGACCAGGTAGACCCTCATCAAATATCAGCCCCAGACAGAGACAGGAGCGCAGCAGACAAAGTGCACGAGAATGTAGAAGTAGAAAAAACGTTAGATATcaatatttagaacaattagTAAACATCAAGGAGAAATCAGTCTATAAACTAAGAAAAGAACTTGAAATG CATCGAAGATGGTGTGAAGAAATAGACAACGGAGTTATCTCAGAAGATTTGGTGAAAGGATTGAGCATAGATCCACAAAAAACATCACAACTGACAACAACTGAACAATCTAACTTACCACTACCAAGAGAACGGTCATTAAGTCTACCAACCACATCAAAGTATCAAACATGTAACTTGGGTTTAACGTCTGCAAAAGGTATCCCAAAAGCTACCTCTAACAATGATTCGAAATTATATAAGCTTTTAACAGGACGAATGACCTGCACACAATCGTTTTCTCCAGAGGATACTGCTAATGAGTTTCATTTAAATAGGACTAACTCACTTTCCTCAGGAGACAAAATGCGTCATCCATATAAGATTCAGTCACATTCCAAAGAGGGCACATCAAATATGCGTCATCCATATACGACTCAGTCAAAAACTGCAGTGGAGTCATATAATATGTTTCATCAAAATAGCGAACTACCTATAATAGAAGATACATCAAATGTATATACTCAACAACAAAATGGATCGATATTCGAAAAAGTATCCCCAACAACTGCACAAACTGAAAACCAACACACAGCTTCTTTTAGTtctttaacaaaatttgaaacaaaatctCAAGAACAAGTGCCTTACATTGATAACTATAAATTGGACCCAAGGACTGACTTTGAAAATCTCTCAGTTTTATCAAAAGGTGATAACACCTATCTTGCAAGTCGTAATACGAATCAATCATCAGACGAATGCAATATTCCTAAAATCCAATCTGATATAAACTTATTAAATGAAAAGTCCAATGCCGATGACACGTCATCTGAAATGGAATTTGTTGATTGGATATTAAAGAACCAATCCAATTTATCAAGTGACAGTGCCTTAATTGAATCTGCCCGTCAATTGGAAGATACAGCAATCATGGTAGATATATTTTCGGAAGATCAGCCAGACGTCGCAGATATATCTCCTGCTCAAATTGATATGCTGTATTCTGAAGATAACAATATTGATACCACAAATAACTTAAATGTGACTTTAGCTGAATCATTTcatggaaatataaaaataatagacaTCGAAGCTCCAAAAACTGTAGAATCATTGCTAGATAATGTTTTACCTTCTAAAACTTTACATTATATGAGTACTTTACCAAACATGTTAAACCATCCGACATATTCATCAAATCCATGGCAACGTTCGACAAGTGCAGATTGTAGTTTAACTACAAGCAATAGTATCGATACCTTAGTATCAAAGTCACACCCTTTGGATGGAGCTTTTAATCACATAGATCTATCAGCAGCGGTATCCAAATCAAACGCTCCAAGTATGTTACACGGCGTTAACATTCAACTTGATCAGTCACGTACAAGTGAAAACTTCAAGgaatcaaaaagacaaaat GTTTTTATGGCTCTTATAGTATTGATAAGGATTAAACACGTGTcacaaaaaatatga